A region from the Podarcis raffonei isolate rPodRaf1 chromosome 11, rPodRaf1.pri, whole genome shotgun sequence genome encodes:
- the LOC128423778 gene encoding protein S100-A6-like produces MAAPLDQAIGLPVATFHRYAGKDGNKNTLSKKEWKELVQKELTIGPKLQDAEIQALMKDLDHNGDQVVNFQEYVTFLGATAMICSEALSS; encoded by the coding sequence ATGGCAGCACCTCTTGACCAAGCTATTGGCCTGCCGGTTGCCACCTTCCACAGGTATGCCGGCAAAGATGGCAATAAGAACACCCTAAGCAAGAAGGAATGGAAGGAGCTGGTACAGAAGGAGCTCACCATTGGACCGAAACTGCAGGACGCAGAGATACAGGCATTAATGAAAGATCTGGACCACAATGGGGACCAAGTGGTGAACTTCCAGGAATACGTCACTTTCCTGGGTGCCACGGCAA